One genomic segment of Bremerella alba includes these proteins:
- a CDS encoding dihydrodipicolinate synthase family protein: protein MAASSTRLSGIFTPNIVPLDAHGDIHEAELRRYVDWLIEKGVHGLYPNGSTGEFLRFTVEERRRIIEIIADQTRGRVPILAGAAEANVKETLKACEAYHEMGCRAVAIVSPFYYKLSPSAVYAYFKEIGDNTPIDVTLYNIPMFASPIDVPTVRRLAEECPRVVAIKDSSGDLPHMMRMISAVRPVRPDFSFMTGWDAALMPMLLIGCDGGTNATSGVVPEITRRLYDLTLLGRMDEARDLQYRLLTLFDAMIQSCEFPEGFRAALALRGFKPGSGRQPQSPSQKLEVEILRNELQCLLSAEGFVNDPVGGCPAGQATANPDDVARIVAGVVEELRRLGLAT, encoded by the coding sequence ATGGCCGCTTCGTCAACGCGACTTTCTGGAATATTTACCCCCAATATTGTCCCCTTGGATGCGCATGGTGATATTCACGAGGCCGAATTGCGGCGATACGTCGACTGGTTGATCGAAAAGGGTGTCCACGGGCTCTATCCCAACGGTTCGACTGGAGAGTTCCTGCGATTCACCGTGGAAGAACGTCGCCGGATTATCGAGATCATCGCCGATCAAACCCGGGGCCGCGTGCCGATTCTCGCTGGTGCCGCAGAAGCCAACGTCAAGGAAACGCTCAAAGCGTGCGAAGCCTACCACGAGATGGGATGCCGAGCCGTGGCGATCGTTTCGCCGTTTTACTACAAACTGAGCCCCTCGGCTGTTTACGCATACTTCAAAGAGATCGGCGACAACACGCCCATCGACGTGACGCTGTACAACATTCCGATGTTCGCCTCGCCGATCGACGTGCCAACCGTCCGCCGACTGGCCGAAGAGTGCCCTCGAGTTGTAGCGATCAAAGATTCATCCGGAGACCTGCCGCACATGATGCGGATGATCTCGGCTGTTCGCCCTGTGCGGCCTGACTTCAGCTTTATGACCGGTTGGGACGCGGCGTTGATGCCGATGCTGCTGATCGGATGCGACGGCGGCACGAACGCCACTAGCGGCGTGGTGCCAGAAATTACGCGTCGGCTGTACGACCTGACACTGCTGGGGCGAATGGATGAAGCCCGCGATCTGCAATATCGGTTGCTGACGCTGTTTGACGCCATGATCCAGAGCTGCGAGTTCCCGGAGGGCTTTCGGGCGGCGCTCGCTCTGCGCGGCTTTAAGCCCGGCAGTGGACGCCAGCCGCAATCACCCAGCCAGAAACTGGAAGTGGAGATTCTCCGCAACGAACTGCAGTGCCTACTCTCGGCCGAAGGCTTTGTGAACGATCCTGTCGGTGGCTGTCCAGCTGGTCAAGCGACGGCCAATCCTGACGATGTGGCACGCATAGTCGCTGGCGTCGTGGAAGAACTTCGCCGCCTAGGACTGGCGACATAG